The window AAATTCCATCGACAAAGTAAAATCTTTCGTAAATGATTTAACAAAATTTGATACTGATTTTGATCTGGTTTCCGGCAGATACGTAATCGACGCAAAGTCTATTATGGGCATTTTCAGCCTGGATCTTTCCAAACCCATTGATTTAAATATTCACTCCGAAAACAACGCCGATGAAATCTTAAATATTTTATCTCCATATATTGTAGATTAAGCATAATTAATGTCTTTCGGGGCCCGGCCTTTTCCAAAAGGAGCCGGACCCCGATTTTATTTTTCTTTTAACACCAGACCTTTTCCACAGTGCTTATGGCTGTCTCAACCATT of the Lacrimispora indolis DSM 755 genome contains:
- a CDS encoding PTS sugar transporter; protein product: MKTVRISLNSIDKVKSFVNDLTKFDTDFDLVSGRYVIDAKSIMGIFSLDLSKPIDLNIHSENNADEILNILSPYIVD